DNA sequence from the Bufo bufo chromosome 3, aBufBuf1.1, whole genome shotgun sequence genome:
GTGCTGTATAAGTATATAACCCTCTGATAATGACTGATAACAGAGAACAACAGTGAGGAAGtggtgtattatgtatgtatatataaataaatatatctctatgtatgtatgtatgtatgtagatagatagatagatagatcctcTGAATACAATCCTCAGCAGAGATGTAATTGGGAAAACtagccaataaaatccagcctgaCTTTGACTGGCAATGAGGAATAAactgtcagctcacatgcaggagaGGCATATGGCTGATCCAATATAGTTGCCTATGAGAAGACATTACAAGGAAACTGAGACATGGTAACTATGGCTGAAGATAGCCTGGTTGGGACCCGGACATTCCTGGACACCCAGTTTACCTGTGTGGCAAATATGGGGTCAAATGGTTCAGATGTTTGGATGCTTAAAGGACAGACAGACTTTTGCTTCCATACCAAAATTTACAAGACAGTTTGTGATGAATTAGGGATACCACTGCCAGAAGAAGCCACCATGAGGTTCTCGCTCATTCCTCTGGACACTAGGCTGCCACTCATGATGCCCACATCACAGTGTATATGGCAGAGCAGGTCCATGGGCCACTGCCAGGCAGCTGCCACCCGAGGATTCCGTGACCTCCGACCTCACCTGCACACGACCAACTGCCGTTCATTTTCAACTGTCGACCGAGGTGATCGGACTGAAGTCTACAGATTGGAGAAGATTTGCGACAATGGCGTCCACTGGACATGGAGAAGACGGCGAGGAGATGAAGAGAGAAGGAGAAAAGAGGAAGAGGGACGAGGATAGCGTCACAGGATTCAAGAAAATCAGGAAGAAGAGGAGAGGACCAAAGACTAGAGGAGTGGAGGATGTGAAGCCAAAACTTGGGAGCAACCAAGACCTTGCAACATCCAGCCCCTACCCTGCCAGGCCTACCATCCGCCGCTTCACCATCCACCAGGTCTTGGGTAGGGGCAGCTTTGGCAAAGTAAGTATTAGAGCGTCTTACTGTATATCTTTTTAGGGCTAACATGTTTAATCCCGCTCTGTTTTCAGTCATCTCCACATGGGCAAATACTGATCATACTGTTCTTCTATGAGATGACTGATAGGATATCCAGTAACTTCCTTGCTCCCATGACTACTACTTTATATCACATTTTTCATCTGCTCCATTTATCACCATATTTAGGTCTGTTGCTGCTATACAGGGATATTATTATTCATTGAAGAACTGATGAGCAGTAGTGTACCTACCATAAAGGCAGACCATGTGTTGTGTGGCTCAGGGAGAAGGCGAAGTCGGGAAAGGGGGGATGGGAGTGCCTGGTGCTGCACTGCACTTCTGTATCCAAAATAGATTCATGTCATTTTCCTGCAgccaccattagggggagctcagtgcatatagATTCTGCAGCTTTCATTGATTTCTATAGTGACTGTATAAACTCCTATACACTGAGAGCTCCCCCTAGCGGTAGCTGCCGGCAGTCAGCTTTGTAATATGCTATGTGAGGGAAGCAGAAGATTTATCATTGTATTTACGTCAGTTGTCGGGTGTAAAAACAACACCAAGTTATATGAGCTTCATATTTATGAAGTTAAAGAAGTTCTACACTTTTTCTTTACTGACTACTGTCAGAGCCGCAGCCTTATCAGACAGCTGACCCCGCCAGTCaggaactgatgatctatccagaggatatatTATTAGTAAGAAAAtagtgtagaacccctttaaagtgggtaAAATGGGACATGTTTTTATATTATTACATTTACATTTCTACaactaataaaaataattgtatatTTTGCAGGGCAGGTTAGGGAGCTATGTTAAGTTTTGCCCATGTCGGACTGGGGAATGTAAGGCCCAGGGCCgatgcaaccatataggcgaactaggcgttcgcctagggcgccggcctgctgggggcaccctagtgggctccccctgactgggactgcagccctgggcgagcggctcttgagccgccccgagcaccgttacaggggggccaggaggtggaggtccttcttaaatatggcagagcaggcatctgcttaccctgatggcaggtgcctgctctgccagtaaattaccggaggagaggaggcgggcggcaagggaggctgttctagcagctccccactcctccctcgtgcgccctctgtgatgacggaatatgacgtcattccggccccggcatactaaacggcgcgctggaaAACTGAGGaactgcaccacactggaccccagggaggtgagtgtttaagtgtttgactgagtgagtgtctgcctgtgtatttatgtcagtgagtgagtatatgtatgtctgtctttctgtcagtaaatgtatgtgtgtctgtcattgagtgtctgtgtgtgtatgtcagtgagtgagtgtatgtcagtgagtgtggatgtctgtcggtcagtaagtgtctgtgtgtttgtcagtgagtatatgtgtatgtttgtcagtgagtatatgtgtgtgtttgtctgccagtgagtgagtgtctgccagtgagtgagtgtctgccagtgagtgagtgtctgtcagtgagtttctgtgtgtgtgtgtttcagtgggtaagtgtatgtctgtcagtgagtgtatgtgtgtctgtcagtgagtgtatgtgtgtctgtcagtgagtttctgtgtacgtcattcagtgagtatctgagtgcgtgtctgtctgtcagtgagtttatgtctgtctgtcagtgtgtgtgtgtgtctgtcagtgagtgtatgtgtctgtcagtgaatgcgtgtctgtctgtcagtgagtgtatgtgtctgtcagtgaatgcgtgtctgtctgtcagtgagtgtatgtgtctgtctgtcagtgagtgtatgtgtgtctgtcagtgagtgcgtgtctgtctgtcagtgagtgtatgtgtctgtctgtcagtgagtgtatgtgtgtctgtcagtgagtgcgtgtctgtctgtcagtgagtgtatgtgtctgtctgtcagtgagtgtatgtgtgtctgtcagtgagtgcgtgtctgtctgtcagtgtgtgtgtgtgtctgtcagtgagtgagtgacatgagggggtggcaaaatggatctttgcctagggcgtcaaaaatccttgcaccggcccttttAGGGCCAACCAGTAAAACTGATTCTGGGGGTAACTGTAAAGCTAGATTCAAATATTGCCTGCCcacacagtagcagcagcagcaaggtgctacaagatgattgattatggggcccctgcagtgattttGAGAGGGCAGCTCCCTGGTGAAAGAGGATACCGGCCGGACTCTGTACATAGAAGTAATCTCAGCTACCCAatccatctataataataaactgggtaatTTGTAAAATAATATGGACTTTAGGGTGCATTCATATGAACGTACGTATTTAGCGGTCCacgaaatgcggatccgcaaaaaaacaacaactgatgTTGTCAGTGTGACGTCCATGTTGcgcacattttttttgcagaaccatagtaacaatgtctattcttgtgcgcaaaatggacaagagtaggacatgttcagTCTTTTTTGCGGGACTACAGAAAGGACATATGGatatggacagcacatggtgtgttgtcagcattttttgcggacccattgaaatgaatgggtccatatctAATCCACAAAACATGCGAATTAGATGCGGACTAGAAATATGGTTGTGCGAATGGGACCATAAAGTTGGTTGAGATACTGTACACTGCTGGTCTATATAAAGTGCAGTCAGTCTATTATGCCATGTGCCACCTGTCTGGGCAACTCGGGGCCCATCTTGCTCAGAGACCTACCAGGGGATTTACCtgctcccctgtgggccagtccgagcttgGTTTTTGCTATTCTATTTCCTGGTTTGTGTAGGTCGCTATAAACACACAATGCATAAATTATATTCATTACAGCAACCTGGGCCTGGAAATGTGATAACCACTGATCCCAACCAACTCAAAAAACCATGTAATGAACATTTTATGTTTGTTTTCTTCAGGTAGTTCTGGCATCAGTCCCTGGCCACAACACCTACATGGCCATCAAAATGATCACCAAAAAAGGGGACAATGAAGATGCGATAATGAGAGAGAGGCGGATACTCCTGGCGGCCAGAGACTGCCCATTCCTAATCCACCTCTATGCCGCACAGCAGTCTCAGGAGCGCACGTATTTTATTACTGAGTATCTGTCCGGGGGCAGCCTGGATGATTTGATCAGCATGTGCGGCTGCTTGGACATCAGCAATATCAGGTGAGACAGAGGGGAAACACCAAAAATAGACCAGAGAGGGAATAAAAGCTaatgtcaggggtgtagataGAGGAATGGTGGGTGCTGGATGACAGCAAGTCACCCTGATATGATCAGGGAATTTACATATAGTGCTAGGCCGCAAACCgaatctcttccccaggtaatgGAAAACAATGCAGAAAATATAGAgaatactgccactgctgccataaACAGCGTCTCTTCTCAGCGGGTGACCACACAGTATCCCATTAACTCACGATATTgggggataaaaaaataaaaaaattgaaactaCTTTCTGTTCTCCCCATCAGATTTTACACAGCAGAGATTGTATGTGGCCTCCAGTTCCTCAGTGGACGCAACATCATCCACCGGTAAGCAGAACTTTGTCTTCTTTACATGAGGGAAATAATGCACCTTGTTCCTGGGCTCCTGAACAGCTATTCTTCTTGGTATTTCAGTGACCCATCCCCGGTCTCTTCTATCGCTGGGCAGATTTGTCATTCtttgtcttgttttttttgcagagatCTAAAGCCGGATAACATCATGTTGGATGCAGACGGCCACATCCGTATCATCGACCTCGGGCTGGCCCAAGATGGTGTCACCACCTCCGATAAGATCTATGGAGTGGCGGGAACCATCCATTACATGGCCCCTGAGATGCTTCTCAAAACAGGATATGGCGCAGCAGTTGACTGGTGGAGCCTGGGCATTGTGGTGTGCAGAATGGCAGGATGCCCCCCATTTTACAACGGCCCTGTCAGAAAAATGGCCCAGGACGCCATCATCAGTGAAAAGCCACATATTCCATCTTGGTTTGATGCTGACTTGAAAGATCTTGTCAAAAAACTGCTGTGCCAGAATCCTGAGAAGCGTTTGGGTGTGTGCGGGAACATCAGAGAGCATCCATTCTTTTCCACCATCGGCTGGGAGGAACTGGAGGAAAGGAGAGCACAGCCACCATTTACACCATGTGAGTCAGTTCTGGAGAAGCAACATCTGCAGTGGCCGGAGGATAAGAGAGCCCTTCACCCCGTGGCCGAATTTAACTATATGTCACCAAGCTGGGCCCGGTAAGATCCTCCTCTTCTGGGGATAACTCTCATCAGATTTTCTTCTTTACTTGTGTTCCTCatcatttttcttttcttctgtctCTGTGAATGACCTTGTCTCTACTTCTTAGGTTGATGAGAACATCTGGACTGTGAAGGAATCCACGACCATCTGGTGAGTGGCCACTATACACACAGGAAACCTGTCAGCTCTAATATTAGATATTCTGAATGGTTGATAACTAAATGACTTTCGTTCCTTAGATAACAGCATATCCAGTATAAGATGTTGAGACATCTACTTCTTCTGTCTTGCAGGATATACCCGTGCCTACTGCCCAGAACTTCATGCCTCCTGACCTCATATCTCTGCTATGTATGCAAGGCTGCCTTAAAAAAAATCCTCTCTCTCCTTACCATCTTCATTCTGCACCTTTGCCATCGTGTTGCTGCCCCAAGCACTTGACTTGACGTCCTCCACTCCTGGGCTGGCATCTGACATAAGTCCAGCCTGAAGATCCTCTACGCCTCCGGGAGTGGCCTGTGCTTAGTTTCCATCTGGTGAGTTCAGGAACAAGAAAACCCCGGAGAAGCTATTATACCTGAACTCACCTGAGCACAGGCCTGGTAAGTataacacacatcacacacatatcaCCCACACTATAGGATAAGTATAGGTACCCGCACATAGACACATAGTATACACACATAATATAGTGGCCATTGATCCTGGGATTTATTCTGATCGCCATATTtggggtcgggaaggaatttttcccccttatGTGAGGACAATTGGCTTATTCCTCACAGGGGgttttcgccttcctctggatctacACGGCCTTAAATAAGTTTGGTATAATAGGTTATTAGGTAGCTCACATGTAATTAGCAtaatataaatagataaataaatatttctaaattaaaatattttttaggtGACACAAATATAAACATTAGCTTACGGTACTTACACACCTGCGGCAGAGGACGCAGTTATATTAATATTAATTCCGCAAATTGTGCAACGGATGCATATGTGAgatggatccggcaatccggacgcaaactgatggcatttgtcagagggatccggatgcggatccgtctgacaaatgcattgcaatactggattcgtctctccggtgtcatccggaaaaacagatccggtattattttcggcatttttaaaggtctgcgcatgcgcagaccgaaaagagaagccggatccgttttgccggaacacttaatgccaaatccggcactaatacacttcaatgtaaattaatgccatatccggcattccggcaagtgatcagtatttttggccggagagaaaactgcagcatgctgtggtattttcttcgtccaaaaaacgtaagagggactgaactgatgcatcctgaatggattgctctccatttagaatgcattaggataaaagcgatctattttttttccagtattgagccctgaggacggaactcaatactgggaaactttaacgcaagtgtgaaagtacccttaaagggttattcccatcttggacatttggGGATATCACTATGATATGCCTTCAATGTCTGATAGGGACCTCTGGGACTAAGTATAGGTACGGGTCCTGACAATATCCCCCACTGTCcaagatgagaatacccttttaataaaaatttataaaatataaaaaaataatatatatataaaaaaataatataaaatatttacCCATCTTAAATAAGTTGATCCTGGGATTCATTCCGATCGCCATACTTGGGGTCAGGAAGGATTTTTTCCCCTTATATGAGACTGGTCCATCCCTCACAGGGGGTTTtctcctttctctggatcaacatgGCCTATTGGTTTAGTATAATAGATTTGTAAGtacattaaagggcttgtccatgttcagagctaaacccggacacCCAGACCcacaatttcacccaggcagccccctgatatgagcatatgATCATTTCATGCTCCTATGATCTCCTTTACCCtgtatcacgcagggcaaaggcattttatggAGTTCCAGTGACGTAGcaggctctccatagggactgccagacggaagcttctgcccagcagtgagccagtgacatcaccagctctggagggtgggctttagcactgccctagcctgtaaaacggctagggcagcgctaaagcccgcccataagagccggtgacgtcaccggaaacattgctgggcggaagcctctgcccagTAGTATGTAATTATGAACAAAAAAAGCccttgtcctgtgtgatacagtgtagggcaagggagagcatcggggcATTAAATGCTCCGATGCTGATATCACagggcctgcctgggtgaaattctgggtatgtctgggttcacctctgaacccggacaacccctttaatagtgtaataaaatatagaaacaaaaaataaaatatacacatatacacaggaGATTAGTACAAAGTATAACAATTTAGTATAATAAAAACTTTGAATTACTATTTCCTATATCACATAGGTTAGGTACTGTATCAGCCTTTGATCCtgggatttattctgattgccatATTTGGAATCAGGAAGGAATATTCCTCCTCAATATGAGGACTATTGGACTCAGGGGAAGTttctccttcctctggatcaacatggCCTATTAATACACTTGATATATGTAGGTAACGCATACACAATTTAACATAAATATAGAATCATTAAAAAACCAAAAATTGTAATTCACATGCACATATACACAGTAGATTAgtagaaaatataaaataaatagtatagtattccccccccccccccccctatatctcTTAGGTTAAGTATCAGCCTTTGATCTTGGgattcagggctcatgcacacggccgttaccCGGCCATGGCCATGTTGCGGCCCGCATACaccaggtccgcaatacacggccatcggccatgtgcaccccacatcactttaatgggtccgcaatccgggagatgcggaacggaggcatggatcggaagcccatggaagcactactgagtgcttccgtgggttttctgtccgtgccaaaGCACTTCAAAGCTGTGCAGACGTCAGAtgtggatcgtggaccccattcaagtgaatggatctgagATCCGCAT
Encoded proteins:
- the LOC120993537 gene encoding protein kinase C delta type-like isoform X1; its protein translation is MCGCLDISNIRFYTAEIVCGLQFLSGRNIIHRDLKPDNIMLDADGHIRIIDLGLAQDGVTTSDKIYGVAGTIHYMAPEMLLKTGYGAAVDWWSLGIVVCRMAGCPPFYNGPVRKMAQDAIISEKPHIPSWFDADLKDLVKKLLCQNPEKRLGVCGNIREHPFFSTIGWEELEERRAQPPFTPCESVLEKQHLQWPEDKRALHPVAEFNYMSPSWARLMRTSGL
- the LOC120993537 gene encoding probable serine/threonine-protein kinase DDB_G0277449 isoform X2, encoding MCGCLDISNIRDLKPDNIMLDADGHIRIIDLGLAQDGVTTSDKIYGVAGTIHYMAPEMLLKTGYGAAVDWWSLGIVVCRMAGCPPFYNGPVRKMAQDAIISEKPHIPSWFDADLKDLVKKLLCQNPEKRLGVCGNIREHPFFSTIGWEELEERRAQPPFTPCESVLEKQHLQWPEDKRALHPVAEFNYMSPSWARLMRTSGL